One Kallotenue papyrolyticum genomic window carries:
- the trxA gene encoding thioredoxin translates to MVFDAPIHTNEQSIDRVLRVSMPVLLVFWRQDCPPCQELNPRLDQLARAYAGKALIAKVDVRDNPALAQRYNVARLPTLVLVRDGQSIAQAVGAASETALRAWLDAAIKGQSAPAPAGPSVPLQGTAPAGPPPRPQPAAAARPQPTAGQRTGVIELTTASFDQVIRDSGKPVLVDFWAPWCGPCRMVAPVVEQLAREFAGRAVVAKLNIDEHPQIAQRYGIMSIPALYVFRNGAVVEQLVGAQPAAVIRQALTKHVAS, encoded by the coding sequence ATGGTCTTCGATGCGCCAATCCATACCAACGAGCAAAGTATCGATCGCGTGTTACGCGTTAGCATGCCGGTGCTGCTGGTCTTCTGGCGCCAGGATTGCCCGCCATGCCAGGAGCTGAACCCCCGGCTCGACCAGCTCGCGCGCGCCTATGCGGGCAAGGCGCTGATCGCCAAGGTCGATGTGCGCGACAACCCCGCGCTGGCGCAACGCTACAACGTGGCGCGCCTGCCGACGTTGGTGCTGGTGCGCGATGGTCAGAGCATCGCCCAGGCTGTGGGCGCGGCTTCGGAGACGGCGCTGCGCGCCTGGTTGGACGCGGCGATCAAAGGTCAGAGCGCGCCGGCGCCGGCGGGTCCCAGCGTGCCGTTGCAGGGCACGGCCCCGGCGGGTCCACCGCCCCGGCCACAGCCTGCCGCGGCGGCGCGGCCGCAGCCCACGGCGGGGCAGCGTACTGGTGTGATCGAACTGACGACGGCCTCGTTCGACCAGGTGATCCGCGACAGCGGCAAACCGGTGCTGGTGGACTTCTGGGCGCCCTGGTGTGGTCCCTGTCGCATGGTCGCGCCGGTGGTAGAACAACTGGCGCGCGAGTTCGCGGGCCGCGCCGTTGTTGCCAAGCTCAACATCGACGAGCATCCGCAGATCGCGCAGCGCTACGGCATCATGAGCATTCCGGCGCTGTATGTCTTCCGCAACGGCGCGGTGGTCGAGCAACTGGTGGGCGCGCAACCGGCGGCGGTGATCCGTCAGGCGCTGACGAAGCATGTAGCGTCGTAG
- a CDS encoding BON domain-containing protein, which produces MHTATPQTRAELRIGSEVLCHDRPAGRLERVVFSPRQGVVTHLVIHRGLLGHQDRVVPFAHVATINDERIVLDLTCEELEQFPTYDPKAFSIPEAEWQAAHGYGPEQAVVSLGGAPAELQRLPAERSGVLAPLADETAIAVVSEGMEVVCRDGRVGRVALVLLDRQTHHATHIVVRQGWLTRRDIIVPLDWAVEISERRIVLDARDWQIEQLPDYRPDEEIAEDVRQALYDAPQFHDGADFFAMQVSVRDGVVTLRGNVRNSVRRIEAERIARRVRGVIDVRNELLADDALELLVAQALRSDGRLQIHDLVVTSMLGLVRLHGRVPDAQQRELAAQVARHVTGVQAIDNQLTVDPLLARARTETSSSATQLEAEP; this is translated from the coding sequence ATGCACACCGCAACGCCACAAACGCGCGCCGAGCTGCGCATCGGCAGCGAGGTGCTATGCCACGACCGTCCGGCAGGGCGACTGGAGCGCGTAGTCTTCAGTCCGCGGCAGGGCGTGGTGACGCATCTGGTGATCCACCGTGGCCTTTTGGGGCATCAGGATCGCGTCGTGCCCTTCGCGCACGTCGCAACGATCAATGATGAACGTATCGTACTCGATCTGACGTGCGAGGAGCTGGAACAGTTTCCGACCTACGATCCCAAGGCGTTTTCCATCCCTGAGGCGGAGTGGCAGGCGGCCCACGGCTACGGCCCTGAGCAGGCGGTGGTGTCGCTGGGCGGCGCGCCGGCGGAGTTGCAACGTCTGCCCGCCGAGCGCAGCGGCGTGCTGGCGCCGCTTGCTGACGAGACGGCGATCGCGGTGGTCAGTGAAGGCATGGAGGTGGTCTGCCGCGATGGACGCGTCGGGCGCGTCGCGCTGGTGCTGCTTGATCGCCAGACACACCATGCCACGCATATTGTCGTGCGTCAGGGGTGGCTGACGCGCCGTGACATCATCGTGCCGCTGGACTGGGCAGTCGAGATCAGCGAGCGGCGCATTGTGCTGGACGCGCGCGACTGGCAGATCGAACAGTTGCCCGACTACCGGCCTGATGAGGAGATCGCCGAGGATGTGCGCCAGGCGCTCTACGACGCGCCCCAATTCCATGATGGCGCGGACTTCTTTGCCATGCAGGTGAGCGTGCGCGATGGCGTGGTCACGCTGCGCGGCAATGTGCGCAACTCAGTGCGGCGCATCGAGGCCGAGCGCATCGCGCGGCGCGTCCGCGGCGTGATCGATGTGCGCAACGAACTGTTGGCAGATGATGCACTGGAGCTGCTAGTCGCGCAGGCGCTGCGCAGCGACGGGCGGCTGCAGATCCATGATCTGGTGGTCACGTCGATGCTGGGGCTGGTGCGTCTGCATGGCCGGGTGCCCGACGCGCAGCAGCGCGAGCTGGCGGCGCAGGTCGCACGGCATGTAACCGGCGTGCAGGCAATTGATAACCAGCTCACGGTGGATCCGCTGCTGGCGCGTGCCAGGACTGAAACATCATCGTCTGCGACACAACTGGAGGCAGAGCCATGA
- a CDS encoding lipase maturation factor family protein produces MTRIDLRNPTVLRFTARRLGQALGTASCQAGERLRRAPLAQRSAAMVERALALPPVARIRRVAQPLWALVPADQRRAIAVDLVCAAPLIGPAVALALVADRRQRRDALLQRLAHSHALTRWIFLRCLGGVYLCAFASLWPQLPGLIGQRGILPAAELLEAVRQTTGRERYWQLPTLFWWRADDRTLRGVCAVGIGAAVLLIGDILPGPMLLLLWLCYLSFVTVSQEFLSYQWDALLLESGFLAIFFAPWRWRPGLSRAPLPPRLLVWLYRWLLFRLMFSSGYVKLASGDPTWHARTALAYHYETQPLPTPPAWYLHQLPAWYHRWETGVALALELIVPCGALGPRAARLSTALLTTVLMAAIQLTGNYGFFNLLTAVLCLPLLDDAWLVALLPRRWRVWVGAAALRALPARWSDWRALPVALLILGLSGFYLRLMIFARRDLPWPSRLRALASRLPLARAAPLVQRLRRVPVALLPWHLVNTYGLFAVMTTSRPEIIVQGSRDGTNWLDYRFRYKPGDLRRPPRWNAPHQPRLDWQMWFAALRGPWGPAWFTRFMLRLLEGSPEVLRLLEANPFPDAPPRYVRALWYDYRFSDRALRRETGAWWRRELIGLYFPPVALPERAAQQQPPGR; encoded by the coding sequence ATGACCAGGATTGATCTGCGTAATCCAACCGTGCTCCGCTTTACAGCGCGCCGCCTGGGGCAGGCATTGGGGACGGCGTCCTGCCAGGCCGGAGAACGCCTCAGGCGCGCGCCACTGGCGCAACGCAGCGCTGCTATGGTTGAACGGGCGCTGGCGCTCCCGCCCGTCGCCCGGATCAGGCGTGTCGCGCAGCCGCTCTGGGCGCTGGTGCCGGCCGATCAGCGGCGCGCCATAGCCGTCGATCTGGTGTGTGCCGCGCCGTTGATCGGCCCTGCCGTGGCCCTGGCGCTGGTTGCCGATCGCCGCCAGCGCCGCGATGCGCTGTTGCAGCGGCTGGCGCATTCACACGCGCTGACGCGCTGGATCTTTTTGCGCTGTCTGGGTGGCGTCTATCTGTGCGCCTTCGCCTCGCTCTGGCCGCAGCTTCCGGGCTTGATCGGGCAACGCGGCATCCTGCCCGCCGCCGAACTGCTGGAGGCGGTACGGCAGACGACAGGCCGTGAGCGCTACTGGCAGCTGCCGACGCTGTTCTGGTGGCGCGCCGATGACCGGACGTTGCGCGGTGTCTGTGCCGTGGGGATCGGAGCGGCAGTGTTGCTGATCGGCGACATACTGCCGGGGCCGATGCTGCTGCTGCTCTGGCTCTGCTACCTGTCGTTCGTGACGGTGAGCCAGGAGTTTCTGTCCTACCAGTGGGATGCGCTCTTGCTCGAAAGCGGCTTTCTGGCGATCTTCTTCGCGCCATGGCGTTGGCGTCCGGGTCTGTCGCGCGCGCCGCTGCCACCGCGCCTGCTGGTCTGGCTCTACCGCTGGCTGCTGTTTCGTCTGATGTTCAGCTCCGGCTACGTCAAGCTGGCCAGTGGTGATCCCACCTGGCATGCACGCACGGCGCTGGCCTATCACTACGAGACGCAGCCGCTGCCGACGCCGCCGGCCTGGTACCTGCACCAGTTGCCGGCCTGGTATCACCGGTGGGAGACCGGTGTTGCCCTGGCGCTGGAGCTGATCGTGCCCTGCGGCGCGCTGGGTCCGCGCGCGGCGCGCCTGAGCACGGCACTGCTGACCACCGTGCTGATGGCGGCGATCCAGCTCACCGGCAACTACGGCTTTTTCAACCTGTTGACCGCCGTGTTGTGCCTGCCGCTGCTGGACGATGCCTGGCTGGTGGCGCTGCTGCCGCGGCGCTGGCGCGTATGGGTCGGCGCGGCGGCGTTGCGTGCGCTGCCGGCGCGCTGGAGCGACTGGCGCGCGCTGCCCGTGGCGCTGCTGATCCTGGGGTTGAGCGGCTTCTACCTGCGTCTGATGATCTTCGCGCGCCGCGACCTGCCCTGGCCGTCCCGGCTGCGGGCGCTGGCTTCACGGCTGCCCCTGGCGCGCGCCGCACCGCTGGTACAGCGTCTGCGCCGTGTGCCGGTGGCGCTGCTGCCCTGGCATCTGGTCAATACCTATGGCCTGTTCGCGGTGATGACCACCTCGCGTCCGGAGATCATCGTCCAGGGCAGCCGCGACGGAACCAACTGGCTCGACTACCGCTTCCGCTACAAGCCCGGCGATCTGCGGCGCCCGCCGCGCTGGAACGCACCCCATCAGCCTCGCCTGGACTGGCAGATGTGGTTTGCGGCGCTGCGCGGCCCCTGGGGCCCGGCCTGGTTCACGCGCTTCATGCTGCGCCTGCTGGAGGGATCACCGGAGGTGCTGCGCCTGCTGGAGGCCAACCCGTTTCCCGACGCGCCACCGCGCTATGTGCGCGCGCTGTGGTACGACTACCGGTTCAGCGATCGCGCGCTACGCCGCGAGACAGGCGCGTGGTGGCGGCGCGAGCTGATCGGCCTCTACTTTCCGCCGGTGGCGCTGCCGGAGCGCGCTGCGCAACAACAACCGCCCGGGCGATAA
- a CDS encoding RNA polymerase sigma factor, with product MEQQTTTILPATEVRQALRGADRQRAINLLLAQLDGLYRFVARQIRYYQALGRLQPDDLDPVAVVDEVMIEALRRSEQIPRRASLRGWLRLLALRVLQRELRRIRRRRRHEVVSLEQPLSPAQEWDAFYQPDAALTWADVLPSPEPSPEEVTLRHETQEELEQALNRLPEVQRMVFILRAMEGLSYAEIAAMLHRPASHVRELYHAARSALARQLAPSAGGGDTHDR from the coding sequence ATGGAACAGCAAACCACAACCATACTCCCGGCAACCGAGGTGCGCCAGGCCCTGCGCGGCGCGGATCGCCAGCGCGCGATCAACCTGCTGCTGGCGCAGCTCGACGGACTCTACCGTTTCGTGGCGCGCCAGATCCGCTACTACCAGGCCCTGGGCCGGCTGCAGCCCGACGATCTTGACCCGGTCGCCGTCGTCGACGAGGTCATGATCGAGGCGCTGCGGCGCAGCGAGCAGATCCCGCGGCGTGCCAGTCTGCGCGGCTGGCTGCGCCTGCTGGCTCTGCGCGTTTTGCAGCGCGAGCTGCGGCGCATCCGTCGCCGGCGGCGCCACGAAGTCGTCTCGCTGGAACAGCCGTTGAGTCCGGCGCAGGAGTGGGACGCCTTCTATCAGCCTGACGCGGCGCTGACCTGGGCGGATGTGCTGCCGTCACCTGAACCATCGCCCGAGGAGGTGACGCTGCGCCACGAAACGCAGGAAGAACTGGAACAGGCGCTCAATCGCCTGCCGGAAGTGCAGCGCATGGTCTTCATTCTGCGCGCGATGGAGGGCCTGAGCTACGCCGAGATCGCGGCGATGCTCCATCGGCCAGCGTCGCACGTCAGGGAGCTGTACCATGCCGCGCGCTCGGCGCTGGCACGCCAGTTGGCGCCGAGCGCAGGAGGAGGTGACACGCATGATCGATGA
- a CDS encoding Hsp20/alpha crystallin family protein, translated as MTDLARWDPFNDMLKLSTLMDQLLANAFVPMERLGRTARLPIDVAENDEGYIVQAVVPGVDPNKLEIILDGQVLTIRGEWPQPQVPEGVTFHLRERGSGRFERSIQFPLPVEADKVQTHYENGILTLHLPKAEAVKPRRITVQAAPTRQLEASAQPAQERTV; from the coding sequence ATGACTGACCTGGCTCGTTGGGATCCGTTCAACGACATGTTGAAGCTGAGCACGTTGATGGATCAGCTCTTGGCCAACGCGTTCGTGCCGATGGAGCGGCTGGGCCGCACGGCGCGCTTGCCGATCGACGTGGCCGAGAACGATGAGGGCTACATCGTGCAGGCCGTCGTTCCGGGTGTCGATCCGAACAAGCTGGAGATCATCCTGGACGGCCAGGTGCTGACGATCCGTGGCGAGTGGCCGCAGCCGCAGGTGCCGGAGGGCGTGACCTTCCACCTGCGCGAGCGGGGCAGCGGACGCTTCGAGCGCAGCATCCAGTTCCCGCTGCCGGTGGAGGCCGACAAGGTGCAGACACACTATGAAAACGGCATCCTGACGCTGCACCTGCCCAAGGCAGAAGCGGTCAAGCCGCGGCGCATCACCGTCCAGGCGGCGCCGACGCGGCAGCTGGAAGCCTCGGCCCAACCGGCGCAAGAGCGAACCGTCTAG
- a CDS encoding BON domain-containing protein, translating to MQLTIGATVRCQNGEAGRLRYVVVDPHQGQITDLIVQHGRLLKHDVVVPIEWVDHSDEDQIMLKRPCADLDLLPEYREIEYRRPDPSVRPVSGHRPDEVRIWLGPYAAIGGGRPWFVDRVRLGLDEDHAVLIRRGQPVLDRNGVKVGRIHHLVANDQHRVTHLVVRVGDLLRPAYRLVPLDQVAAIEDDGVRLKLEAAALDQLPRYTPPASDAELEARAQQALEQDAHTAGSGLHVCVEDGVAHLQGQVSARVAGAAQRILERMRGILGVIDETTRPPLPRLEIGMPVLARDGRYGSLEKIVVDPHARRVTHLVVGKGWLAQQQRVVPIDAVEYVDEQGIHLDVSSEELNRLPVFQEEAFLRPDPTWEPLETIPAADTLFWGGPYPGVPAPVMPVVEHVTYSGVPSGAIMLRRGADVLCNDAPVGSLDHVLIDPRSGRMTHLIVEELRSGRRVIVPIDWVRELHEQVIVLHTWNPHQRGVPSYTPTRSDAELAAHVRSALEAHPDLAGVEVRVEGSVAQLSGNVASVAAKAEADAIARAVPGIVDVRNALMPDTALTARITAALADDPVTALAPIEVISLLGVVTLQGRVPTPAIRERAEQIARSIPGVRTVINALEVRQPDETDWYVWPGALIER from the coding sequence ATGCAACTAACCATCGGCGCAACGGTGCGCTGCCAGAACGGCGAGGCCGGTCGCCTACGCTACGTCGTCGTTGATCCACACCAGGGGCAGATCACCGATCTGATCGTGCAGCATGGCCGCCTGCTGAAGCATGACGTGGTTGTGCCGATCGAATGGGTGGACCACAGTGATGAGGATCAGATCATGCTCAAGCGGCCCTGCGCCGATCTTGATCTGCTGCCGGAGTATCGCGAGATCGAATACCGACGCCCCGATCCCAGCGTGCGTCCGGTCAGCGGACATCGCCCGGATGAGGTACGCATCTGGCTCGGCCCCTACGCCGCGATCGGCGGTGGACGGCCCTGGTTCGTTGACCGCGTGCGGCTAGGGCTGGACGAGGACCACGCCGTGCTGATCCGCCGCGGCCAGCCGGTGCTCGACCGCAACGGTGTCAAGGTTGGTCGCATTCACCATCTGGTCGCCAACGATCAGCACCGTGTGACCCACCTGGTGGTGCGCGTCGGCGATCTGCTGCGGCCCGCCTATCGGCTCGTGCCACTTGACCAGGTTGCCGCTATCGAGGATGACGGCGTGCGCCTGAAGTTGGAGGCTGCCGCGCTGGACCAGCTGCCGCGCTATACGCCACCGGCCTCGGACGCCGAACTCGAAGCACGGGCCCAGCAGGCGCTGGAGCAGGATGCGCACACTGCCGGATCCGGGCTGCACGTCTGTGTCGAGGATGGCGTGGCCCATCTGCAGGGCCAGGTCTCGGCGCGCGTCGCCGGCGCCGCGCAGCGCATCCTTGAGCGCATGCGCGGCATACTGGGCGTGATCGACGAAACGACGCGACCGCCCCTGCCCCGTCTGGAGATCGGCATGCCGGTGCTGGCTCGCGATGGACGCTACGGCTCGCTGGAAAAGATCGTCGTCGATCCGCACGCGCGCCGGGTCACGCACCTGGTCGTCGGCAAAGGCTGGCTGGCACAGCAGCAGCGCGTCGTGCCGATCGATGCCGTCGAGTATGTTGACGAGCAGGGCATTCACCTTGACGTGTCGTCCGAGGAACTGAACCGACTGCCGGTCTTCCAGGAGGAAGCCTTTCTCCGTCCCGATCCGACCTGGGAGCCGCTGGAAACGATCCCGGCAGCCGACACGCTCTTCTGGGGTGGGCCCTACCCTGGCGTGCCTGCGCCGGTCATGCCCGTCGTCGAGCACGTGACCTACAGCGGCGTGCCGAGTGGCGCGATCATGCTGCGCCGTGGCGCGGACGTGCTGTGCAACGATGCACCGGTGGGCAGCCTGGACCATGTGCTGATCGATCCGCGCAGCGGGCGAATGACGCACCTGATCGTCGAAGAGCTGCGCAGCGGTCGGCGCGTGATCGTGCCGATCGACTGGGTGCGTGAACTGCACGAGCAGGTGATCGTGCTGCATACCTGGAATCCGCACCAGCGCGGCGTGCCGTCCTACACCCCAACCCGCAGCGACGCAGAACTGGCGGCGCACGTGCGCAGCGCGCTGGAGGCGCATCCCGATCTGGCCGGCGTCGAGGTGCGCGTCGAAGGCAGCGTAGCCCAGCTCAGCGGCAACGTGGCGTCGGTGGCGGCCAAAGCCGAAGCCGACGCGATTGCCCGCGCCGTCCCCGGCATTGTTGATGTGCGCAACGCGCTGATGCCCGACACGGCGCTCACGGCGCGCATCACGGCGGCGCTGGCCGACGATCCCGTCACAGCCCTGGCGCCGATCGAGGTCATCTCGCTGCTAGGCGTGGTGACGCTGCAGGGGCGAGTGCCAACGCCGGCGATCCGCGAGCGCGCCGAACAGATCGCGCGCAGCATTCCCGGCGTGCGCACGGTGATCAACGCTCTGGAGGTGCGGCAGCCGGACGAAACGGATTGGTATGTTTGGCCCGGCGCGCTGATCGAACGGTGA
- a CDS encoding Hsp20/alpha crystallin family protein, with translation MTALRRYQPDILIEPAQTWLAPRSSELFERLFGDALSTGWDGATDVYETEREVIVQCALPGFRPEQIEVTEQHGILTIRATRNDERREQRAGLRYESRQAQVVQRSLRLPVEVDATQAQATLQHGLLTIRLPKARSSAARRIPIRSRRQRIRVGTQARSWLQRLIAWARRPRLHLTHQRA, from the coding sequence ATGACAGCGCTACGTCGTTATCAACCGGATATCCTGATCGAACCGGCGCAGACCTGGCTCGCGCCGCGCAGCAGCGAGCTCTTCGAGCGCCTGTTCGGCGACGCGCTGTCCACGGGTTGGGACGGCGCAACCGATGTGTATGAAACCGAGCGCGAGGTGATCGTTCAGTGCGCCTTGCCTGGCTTCCGTCCGGAGCAGATCGAGGTCACCGAACAGCACGGCATCCTGACGATCCGCGCGACGCGCAACGACGAACGCCGTGAGCAGCGCGCGGGGCTGCGCTACGAGAGCCGCCAGGCACAGGTTGTGCAGCGCAGCTTGCGGCTGCCGGTTGAGGTCGATGCCACTCAGGCACAGGCCACCTTGCAGCACGGCCTGCTGACGATCAGGCTGCCCAAAGCGCGCAGCAGCGCCGCGCGACGCATTCCGATCCGTAGCCGCCGGCAGCGCATCCGCGTGGGCACGCAGGCCAGGAGCTGGCTGCAACGGCTGATCGCGTGGGCGCGCCGGCCACGGCTGCATCTGACGCACCAGCGCGCGTGA
- a CDS encoding glutaredoxin family protein — protein sequence MTVWSYAPYGRRLAPPDIPVIVYGTRWCAATQMVRRYLERLGVPYRYVDLELDPQAAQQLRWLTGGYVSHPTVYIGGEILVEPTLRELDWALARSGLR from the coding sequence ATGACCGTATGGAGCTATGCGCCCTATGGCCGCCGCCTCGCGCCGCCGGACATCCCGGTGATCGTCTATGGCACGCGCTGGTGCGCCGCGACACAGATGGTGCGGCGCTACCTGGAGCGGCTAGGCGTTCCCTATCGTTACGTCGATCTGGAGCTCGACCCGCAGGCTGCGCAGCAGTTGCGCTGGCTGACGGGTGGCTACGTCAGCCATCCAACCGTGTACATCGGCGGCGAGATCCTGGTCGAGCCTACGCTGCGCGAGCTGGATTGGGCCCTGGCGCGCAGCGGGCTGCGCTGA
- a CDS encoding BON domain-containing protein: MNERSGVLVFGQPVVLASGERLGRLRSVVVAWPARQVVALVVDRGLWQPDALVPASRIAALATEEVTLDDGSVLPALDSAPDGPALRAALAQADLVLSADEPVLVQEQTMVQASDGMAGHLVGLAVADPGWRLTALIVRLQGERRPVRVPAEALAALASQTARLTLPQAELRRAPTYRPDDAIRAEVRQALRADELIRRFDAAAIDVDVRDGVVRLRGYVSDGRNRERAEELARRVAGVRRVVNELITDAELLLDLAQALARDERTNTAAIGTNSLHGIVYLFGEVRSPAVRAAAEEIAARRPHVRMVVNQLVVPGLPPEEQPLALPRPGQNVFAGNELIGRVEQVVISPRSRRVTAMVVRGERVDAERIDPLLGDAPTEERCLVLPVSMIDDIGALELFLNVDAASVWNAPTFDADDYVAPDAGWEPPFPYRREEVLLDLQRRRARRADLLVAERGWLEAVGEQAGGWIAVGDMVTFPDGEAGLVDRVLLDPHRGTACHLVVRAGIFFEQDSVLPVEWIVSVADGTIVVDVGSAQLAALPAYTSPDGAARPEQHPEISAEGGPLRLPERADGGQ, from the coding sequence ATGAACGAGCGATCAGGCGTGCTGGTATTCGGTCAACCGGTCGTGCTGGCAAGCGGCGAGCGTCTTGGACGGCTGCGCAGCGTGGTGGTCGCCTGGCCGGCGCGGCAGGTCGTGGCGCTGGTGGTGGACCGCGGGCTGTGGCAGCCGGACGCGCTGGTGCCGGCCAGCCGCATCGCAGCGCTGGCGACGGAGGAGGTGACGCTGGATGATGGGTCGGTCCTACCGGCGCTCGACAGCGCGCCCGATGGGCCAGCGTTGCGCGCCGCGTTGGCCCAGGCCGACCTTGTGTTGTCCGCGGACGAGCCGGTGCTGGTGCAGGAGCAGACCATGGTGCAGGCCAGCGATGGCATGGCGGGACACCTTGTGGGCCTCGCCGTGGCCGATCCCGGCTGGCGGCTGACGGCGCTGATCGTCCGCCTGCAGGGGGAGCGGCGGCCGGTGCGCGTGCCGGCGGAAGCGCTGGCGGCGCTCGCCTCGCAGACGGCGCGGCTGACGCTGCCGCAGGCCGAGCTGCGCCGGGCGCCGACCTACCGGCCCGATGACGCGATCCGCGCCGAGGTGCGCCAGGCGCTGCGCGCGGACGAACTGATCCGGCGCTTCGACGCCGCGGCCATTGATGTTGATGTGCGCGATGGCGTGGTGCGGCTGCGCGGCTATGTGAGCGATGGTCGCAACCGCGAGCGCGCCGAGGAGCTGGCGCGGCGCGTCGCCGGCGTGCGCCGCGTGGTCAACGAGCTGATCACCGATGCCGAACTGCTGCTGGACCTGGCCCAGGCCCTGGCGCGCGACGAGCGCACCAACACGGCGGCGATCGGGACCAACAGCCTGCACGGCATCGTGTACCTCTTCGGCGAGGTGCGCTCGCCTGCGGTGCGCGCCGCCGCCGAAGAGATCGCCGCGCGCCGTCCCCACGTGCGCATGGTGGTCAATCAACTGGTCGTGCCCGGCCTGCCGCCGGAGGAGCAGCCGCTCGCGCTGCCTCGGCCGGGCCAGAACGTCTTTGCCGGCAACGAACTGATCGGCCGCGTCGAACAGGTGGTGATCAGCCCGCGCTCACGCCGCGTCACGGCGATGGTGGTGCGCGGCGAACGGGTTGATGCCGAGCGGATCGATCCCTTGCTCGGCGACGCGCCAACCGAAGAGCGCTGTCTGGTCTTGCCCGTCAGCATGATCGATGACATCGGCGCGCTGGAGCTCTTCCTGAACGTCGATGCGGCCAGCGTCTGGAACGCGCCGACCTTCGATGCGGATGACTACGTCGCGCCCGATGCGGGCTGGGAGCCGCCCTTCCCCTACCGCCGCGAGGAGGTGCTGCTCGATCTCCAGCGCCGACGCGCGCGCCGCGCCGATCTGCTGGTTGCCGAGCGCGGCTGGCTGGAGGCCGTCGGCGAGCAGGCCGGTGGCTGGATCGCGGTGGGCGACATGGTCACCTTCCCCGATGGCGAGGCGGGCCTGGTTGACCGTGTGCTGCTCGATCCGCACCGTGGCACCGCCTGCCACCTGGTGGTGCGCGCCGGCATCTTCTTTGAGCAGGACAGCGTGCTGCCGGTGGAATGGATTGTCAGTGTCGCGGACGGTACGATCGTTGTGGATGTGGGCAGCGCGCAACTGGCGGCGCTGCCGGCCTATACGTCGCCGGATGGCGCAGCCCGGCCCGAGCAGCACCCGGAGATCAGCGCCGAGGGTGGTCCGCTGCGGCTGCCAGAGCGCGCAGACGGCGGGCAATGA
- a CDS encoding peroxiredoxin, translating into MQPGMELYGRRLHELEQQWNTLESQIPDSPQKQALSVLHAMLHEVWRSVRPTASPFNQRGLTIEDIANLYRQAPPMESPAVSQPLPVGTPAPDFALPDASGQLVRLSEFRGQPVVLVFYPLDWSPGCSQQLDLYQQELAEFQRRGAQLLGISVDSIYSHGAWAAVRGISFPLLADFHPKGEVARQYNVYREQDGFSERALYIVDGEGVIRYSHVSPYLHHVPDIYELLTALDALHQPQAVRA; encoded by the coding sequence ATGCAACCAGGCATGGAGTTGTACGGACGCCGACTACATGAGTTGGAACAGCAGTGGAACACGCTTGAGTCGCAGATTCCCGACTCGCCGCAGAAGCAGGCGCTCTCGGTGCTGCACGCCATGCTGCACGAGGTCTGGCGCAGCGTGCGACCCACCGCCTCGCCGTTCAACCAGCGCGGCCTGACGATCGAGGATATCGCCAACCTATATCGGCAGGCGCCGCCCATGGAAAGCCCGGCGGTGAGCCAGCCCTTGCCGGTAGGCACGCCCGCGCCCGACTTCGCGCTGCCAGATGCCAGCGGGCAACTGGTGCGCCTGTCGGAGTTCCGCGGTCAGCCGGTGGTGCTGGTCTTCTACCCGCTGGACTGGAGTCCGGGGTGCAGCCAGCAGCTCGATCTCTACCAGCAGGAGCTGGCCGAATTTCAGCGCCGCGGCGCGCAACTCCTGGGCATCTCGGTGGACAGCATCTACAGCCATGGCGCATGGGCCGCCGTGCGCGGGATCAGCTTCCCGCTGCTGGCCGACTTCCACCCTAAGGGCGAGGTGGCGCGCCAATACAACGTCTATCGCGAACAGGACGGCTTTTCGGAGCGCGCGTTGTACATCGTGGACGGCGAGGGCGTGATCCGCTACAGCCACGTCTCGCCCTACCTGCACCACGTACCCGACATCTACGAGCTGCTCACCGCGCTGGACGCGTTGCACCAGCCCCAGGCGGTGAGGGCGTAG